A segment of the Amycolatopsis thermophila genome:
CCCTGCAGATCCCGCCCGACCCGGCGCCGCGGCACCTCGCGGCGGGCGATGTCATCCCGCAGGACCGCAGCAGCTCGGCGATCGAGCTGGAACAGGTGCTCGACGACGTCATGCCCCTGCTGCAGGCCGTCCAGCCGCAGAAGCTGGCCAGCACGCTCAGCGCGGTCTCCACGGCGCTGGAGGGACGCGGCGAGCAGCTCGGGGCCACCCTGGTCCACCTGTCCGACTACCTCGCGGGACTCGACCCGTCGCTGCCGGACATCAAGGCCGACATCACCGGGCTGGCGAACGCGGCCGACACCTACAACCAGGCCGCCCCGGACTTCCTGCAGGCCCTGTCCGACCTCACGACCACGACGAAGACGCTGGTGGACAAGCAGCAGACCCTGGCGCAGGTCTACGCGTCGGTCACGAACGTCAGCACCGACCTGGACACCTTCCTGCAGGTCAACCGGACCAACCTGATCAACCTCACGGTCACCTCGCGGTCCACTTTGGATGTCCTGGCGAAGTACGCGCCCGAGTACCCGTGCCTGCTGCGGCAGCTGGCCGAGGCCGTGCCGCGCGCGTACGAGGCGTTCGGCGCCGGAACCGACAAGATGAACCACGTGACGATCCGCTTCGTCGCCGACCGGACCAAGTACGAACCGGGCAAGGACGAACCGGCGTACCTCGACAAGCGCGGGCCGCGCTGCTACCCGATGGTGCTGCCGCCGGGACGCTGGCCGCAGTACCCGCCGGGCGGGCCGGTCCAGGACGGCTCGACGCACCCGCCGGCCGGTCCCGGCGCGAGCGTTCCGTTGCCCAGCAACGGGATCATCGAGAGCGGCTCGTCCACCACGGGCTCGGTCGCGAACTCACCGGCGGAGCAGGACCTGATCGCCGCGCTGGTGGCGCCGGCCGCACCGCAGGACGTTCCCGAGTGGGCGAGCCTGCTCGTCGGGCCGCTCTACCGCGGAGCGGAGGTGGAGGTCCAGTGAAGGGGTTCGTCCCGTCCCTGATCAAGATCCTCGTGTTCGCCGCGGTCACGGTCCTGCTCACCGGGATCCTCGGCGCGACCATCGCCAACACCAACTTCGGCGTCACCTCCACCTACACCGCGCGCTTCACCGACGCCTCCGGCCTGCACGAGGGCGACGACGTGCGGATCGTCGGCGTGAAGGTCGGGCAGGTGGACGGCATCACGGTCGACCAGGACGGCGACGACAGCTACGCCGACGTGCACTTCACCGTCCAGTCGGCCTACCGCCTGCCCGGCTCGGTCACGGCGACCGTCAAGTACCGCAACCTGGTCGGGCAGCGGTACCTGTCGCTGGGCACCAACACCGGCGGCGACGACCAGCTCCCGGCGGGCGGCATGATCCCGCCGGAGCGCACCCAGCCCGCGCTGAACCTCACCGTGCTGTTCAACGGGTTCAAGCCGCTGTTCGCCGCGCTCGATCCGCAGCAGGTCAACCAGTTGTCCTACGAGATCATCCAGGTCTTCCAGGGCGAGGGTGGCACGATCGAGAGCCTGCTGTCGCACACCGCGTCGCTCACCCAGACCATCGCCGACCGCGACCAGGTGATCGGCCAGGTCATCGGCAACCTCAACACCGTCCTGACGACCGTGAACGACCGCGGTCCGCAACTGTCCACTTTGATCGACCAGACCCAGCAGCTGGTGACCGGGCTGGCGCAGCAGCGCGGCCCGATCGGCGACGCGGTCTCGGCGCTGGGTGAGCTCACCGACGCCACCGCCGGCCTGCTCGCCGACGCGCGCCCGCCGCTCAAGGACGACATCGCCGCGCTCGGCGCGCTGTCGGGCACCCTCGCCGACGCCGGACCGCTGATCGACGAGCTGCTCAAGAAGCTGCCCGGGAACCTGGACAAGTTCACCCGGACCCTGAGCTACGGCAGCTGGTACAACTACTACCTCTGCGGCCTGACGGGGACGATCGGCATCACGTCGCTGAACATCACCCTGCCCATGCTCCCCCTTCCGGCTACCGAGCTTCCGGAGAGGTGCCGGCCATGAAGGCGCTCAAGGACCGCAACCAGGCCGCCGTCGGCGCGGTGACCCTCGTGCTCGTCGTCCTCGTGACGCTCGTGTCGTACTTCTCCGACGAACTGCCGCTGCTCGGCACCGGCACCACCTACCAGGCCTACTTCGCCGAGTCGGCGGGTCTCGCCCCGGACAACGAGGTGCAGGTGGCCGGCGTGAAGGTCGGCCAGGTCACCCACGTGTCGCTGGCGGGCAAGAAGGTGCTGGTCGAGTTCAAGGTGGCGAACACGCGCGTCGGCGACCGGTCCACCGCCTCGATCGAGATCAAGACGTTGCTGGGGGAGAAGTACCTGGCGCTCCAGCCGAAGGGTGCGGGCACCCAGAGCCCGGACGAGCCGATCCCGGTCGAGCGGACTCGCACGCCGTTCCAGCTGCAGGACGCGTTCCAGCAGCTGAGCACCACGGTCGGGCAGATCGACACCACCCAGCTCGCGCAGAGCTTCGAAGCGGTGTCGGACGCGCTCAAGGACACCCCGCAGCCGCTGCGGGACACGCTGTCCGGGCTGTCGGCCCTGTCGCGCACGATCTCCTCGCGGGACGCGGAGCTGCACAACCTGCTGGCGAACACCAGCCAGGTGTCCCAGACGCTCGCCGACCGCAATGCCCAGCTGACCGCGATCATCAACGACGGCAACCTGCTGCTCGGCGAGCTGCAACGGCGCCGGGACGCGATCAGCGCCCTGCTCACCGGCACCCGGCAGCTCGCCACGCAGCTGTCCGGACTGGTCGCCGACAACCGCGCCCGGCTGCAGCCGACGCTGGAGCGACTCGGCCAGGTCACCGACATCCTGCAGAGCAACCAGGACAACCTCAGCCGAAGCCTCGAGCTGCTCGCGCCGTTCACCCGCGTCGGCGCGAACGCCACCGGCAACGGGCGCTGGTTCGAGGGCTACATCTGCGGCCTGCTGCCGCCGGTGATCAAGGCGGGCGGGCTGTCCATGAACCCCGAGGGCTGCACGCCGCCGCTCGCCGCGCCGGACCAGGGACTGGGGGGCCGATGACGCTCGACACGAAAGCCTCGCGCAGCGCCTACCGGTGGGTCGCCACCGGGTGCGTGCTCGCGCTGCTCGTGACCACCGGGCTGTTCCTGGTCCTCCGGGACAGCGGCGGCACGAAGATCTCCGCGCTCTTCGACCGGACCGTCGGCCTCTACGCCGGATCGTCGGTGCGCGTGCTGGGCGTACAGGTCGGCGAGATCACCGCCGTGACGCCGGAGGGCGCGAACGTGCGGGTCGACATGCGGGTCGATGACGACGTGCCGATCCCCGCCGGCGCCGGCGCCGTCGTGGTCGCGCCGAGCCTGGTCAGCGACCGGTACGTGCAGCTGACCCCGGCCTACGACAGCGGCCCGGTGATGGCGTCGGGCACGCTCATCCCGCAGGACCGCACGGCGACGCCGATGGAGCTGGACGACCTCTACGGCACGCTCGACAAGCTGTCCACCAGCCTCGGGCCCAACGGCGCCAACGCGAACGGTGCGCTGTCCGACCTGCTCAACACCGCGGCGGCGAACCTGAGCGGCAACGGGGAGAACCTCAACGACACCGTCACCGCGCTGGCGAACCTCTCGCGCACACTGGACAACTCCAAGGACGACCTGTTCTCCACCGTGCGCAACCTCCAGACGTTCACCACGACGCTGGCCGGCAGCGACGCGCAGCTCAACGAGTTCTACCGGCGCCTCGGTGACGTGACCGGGTTCCTCGCCGACGACTCCGGCGACGTCGCCTCGGCGCTGAACGCGCTGGGCTCCTCGCTCGGCGACGTGCAGAGCTTCGTCGCGGAGAACAAGGACCTGCTGACCTCCAACGTGGACAAGCTGGCGAGCATCACGCAGGTCCTGGTGGACCAGCGGGCGGCACTGGCCGAGGTGCTCGACGTCGGCCCGACCGGCATGACCAACTTCATCAACTCCTACGACGCGGCGTCCGGCAGCATCGCGATCCGCTACAACGCCAACGAGTTCACCAACCCGCTGATCACCACGCTGTGCCGGCTGATCAAGGCCTCGACACCCGTCGGCCTGCCGACGACCGTCAGCGACGTGTGCCAGGCGATCGCCCCGGTGGTCGAGGGCATCGCGAAGGTGCCTTCGATCCCGCAGCTGCTCGCCGACATCAACAGCGGCAAGCTGCCGCCGCTGCCGCTGCTGCCGCTGATCGACATCCCGGAGGCGGGCTCATGAGGCGCCTGACCGGGGTCCTGTGCGGGGTGCTGCTGCTCGTGGCCGGCTGCGGGTCGGCCGGGTTCTCCGGGCTCTACAACACGCCGCTGCCCGGCGGCGCCGACCTCGGCGACCACCCGTTCCGCATCACCGCGGAGTTCGCCGACGTCCTCGACCTGGTGCCGCAGGCCGCGGTGAAGGTCAACGACGTGGCCATCGGGCGGGTCGACACGATCGAACTGGCGCCGGACACCAGGTCCGCGATCGTGCGGATGAGCGTCAACGGTGACCTGAAGATGCCGGAGAACTCCTTCGCCCAGCTGCGCCAATCGAGCCTGCTGGGGGAGAAGTTCGTGCAGCTCGCCGAACCGGCCGGGGAAGCGGCTGCCGGCGCGCTGCACGAAGGGTCGGTCATCCCGCTCGCGCGCACCAACCGCAACCCCGAGGTCGAAGAGGTCCTCGGCGCGCTGTCGCTGCTCCTCAACGGCGGCGGGGTGAACCAGCTGGCGGACATCACGCGGGAGCTGAACCACGCGCTGACCGGCAACGAGGCGGAGATCCGGGCGCTGCTGTCCCGGGTGGACCGGCTCGCGACCGAGCTGGACGGGCAGAAGACGGAGATCGTCCGCGCCATCGACGGGCTCAACCGGCTGTCCGGAACCCTGGTCGCGCAGACCGCGAACCTGACCAACGCGCTCGACAACCTCGCGCCCGGCATGGCCGTGGTGACCCAGCAGCGCGACCAGCTGGTCGGGATGCTCCAGTCGCTCGACCACCTGTCCGGGGTCGCCGTCGACACGATCAACGCCAGCCGCGACTCGCTCGTGGCGGACCTGCGGGCCCTGCAGCCGACACTGTCCAAACTGGCCGAGGCGGGCACGAACCTGCCGGAGGCGCTGAAGATCCTGCCCACCTACCCGCTGCCCGACGTCGCCGGCGATGTCATCAGGGGCGACTACGCGAACGTCACCGCCCGGATCGACCTGAACCTCGACTCGATCTTCCAGAACATCGCCAACTCCGGCCACTTCCCGACGATCGACCTGCCGGGCGGCAACCCCGGCGCGGCGCAGACCGCGGACGTCCCGTTGCCGCTCACCCCGCAGCAGACGGCGCCGACCGGCACCCAGCAGCAGCCGACCGGGTTGCTGCCCGGGGTCACCGGGCTGCTCGGCAGCCTCCTGGGAGGCACGCCGTGATCACCCGCAAGCACCGGATCCAGCTGCTGGCGTTCCTGCTGATCGCGCTCGCGTCGGTCGGCTACGCGGGCGGCAAGTACGCCGGGCTGGACCGGCTGTTCGGCACCAGTGGGTACCTGGTGACGGCGAACCTGTCCGAGTCCGGCGGGATCTTCGAGGGGGCGGAGGTCACCTACCGCGGCGTCGCGGTCGGGCGGGTGTCGAAGCTGCACCTGACGGGGCAGGGCGTCTCGGTCGACCTGGACATCTCCTCCGGCGAGAAGATTCCGGCCGACACCGAGGCCGTGGTGGCGACCCGGTCGGCGGTCGGCGAGCAGTACGTCGACCTGCGGCCGCGGCACCAGGACGGACCGTACCTGGAGAACGGGTCGGTGATCACCAGTGACCGCACCGCCATCCCGCTGTCCCCGGACACCGTGCTGGCCAACCTCGACCAGCTGGTGTCCAGTGTGGACACGCAGTCGCTGAGGACCGTGGTGGACGAGACCTACCGGGCCTTCGCCGGCAGCGGGCAGGACCTCCAGCAGCTGCTCGACACGGCGAACTCCGTCACCACCACCGCGACCGAGAACCTGCCGCAGACCACCCGGCTGCTGTCGGACGGGCGCACGGTGCTGGACACGCAGCAGCGGCAGTCCGCCACGATCACCTCGATCGCGACGCAGATGCGCACGATCGCCGCGCAGCTCAAGGGCGCCGACCCCGACCTGCGCAAGGTGATCGACTCGACGCCCGGGCTCGCGCAGGACATCGACAGCATCCTGGCGACGTCCGGCACGGACCTCGGCGTGCTGACCGCGAACCTGCTCACCACCGCACAGATCACGTCGGTGCGCACGGACGCGATCGAGGAACTGCTGGTCGCCTACCCGGTGATCTCGGCGTTCACGCGGTCGGTGTGGTCCAACGGCGAGGGGCACCTCGGGCTGGTGCTGAACTTCTTCGACCCGCACTCGTGCACGAAGGGCTACGAGACGACGAAGCAGCGCCCGGCGAACGACACGAGCGAGATCCCGGCGAACGAGCAGGCCTACTGCGCGGAGCCGCCGGGCAGCGCGACGGGGGTGCGGGGCGCGCAGAACGCGCCGTATGCGGGCAAGCCGGTCAACCCGGCGAAGCCGTCGCCGGTGCAGGCTCCGCCGCCGGGTCAGACTTCCCCGCAGCTGCCGGGCGTGCTGGGACTGGTCAGCGGGACCGCGGGGTCGCTCGGGCAGCTCCTGGGGCTGCCCGGATGACGCGGTTGCCGCGCGTCCTGGGCGCGCTGGCCGTGGTGGCGGTGCTCGCCGCGGCGTGGTTCGGGTGGGGCTGGTGGCAGGCGGCCACCGACGCGGGCCTGGTGCGGGCCCGGGACCGGGACGCGGTCGTGGCCGCCGCGGGCGAGGCGCTGGTCACGCTGAACACCATCGACTACCGCGACGGCCCGGCGGCGATCGACCGGTGGATCGCCGTCACGAGCGGGCAGCTGGGGTCGTCCCTGAACGGCGACCGGCAGACGCAGCAGGACCGGGCGAAGACCGCGCAGCTGGTGGCGACGGCGTCGCTGCGGCAGATCGCGGTGACGGAGCTGACGGGGGACACCGCGCGGGTCATCGCGGTGCTCGACGTGTCGATCGCGACCGGCGGTGGCGCGCCGAAACCGGGACGCAGTCACGTGATCGCGGACGTCTCCCGCGTCGAGGGGACGTGGAAGGTGACGTCCGTGCAGGCGGCGACATGACGCGCCGGATCGCGACGTGGGTGTCGGTGCTGACCGCCGTGGTGGTGCTGGCCGGCGGGTTCGCCGGGTGGGCCGCGGTGCGGGCCGGGGAGTGGCGGACGCCGAACGCCGCGCTCGCCGACGCTGCCGCTACCGGGGAGGTGTCGGAACAGGTTTCCGCGGCGTTGAAGGCGGTTTTCTCCTACGACTACGGCAACCTCGCGCGGACCGAGCGGGCCGCGGCTTCCGTTCTGGTCGATGACGCGGTGGCGCAGTACCGCGACACGTTCGCCGCGGCGCAGCGGCAGGCGGCGGAGCAGAAGCTGATCCGGACGACGGCGGTGAAGTCGTTGGGGGTCCAGGACTTGCGTGACGGCGAGGCGCGGGTGCTGGCGTTCCTGGATCAGCAGACGTTGAACACCGTGTCGGGACAGCAGACTTCGTCGTCCGCGGCGGTGTCCGTGCTGGCGCGGAAGGTCGATGGTTCCTGGAAGATCGCTTCCCTCACCCCGTTGTGACGGGGGCCGGGCGGGGTTGCCGCGCTCACTTCGCCAGGCGCAGCAGGGCGTACTGCGTGGTGCTGCCCGCGACCGTGTGGGTGCGGACCAGGTCGGCGAGCTGGTGCACCAGCAGCAGACCCCGCCCGCCGCGGGCGGTGGGGCTTCGCGGGAGCCGGCCGGCCAGGGGGTCGCTCAGGTGGCCGCCATCACGCACGGCGCAGCACAGGTGGCCGTCCGTGTGCCACAGGTGCACCCGGCAGGAGCCGGTGGCGTGCCGGATGCTGTTGGTCACCAGCTCCGTCACGATCAGCTCCAGGTCGGGGACCCGCGGCTCGTCCAGGCCGAGCGACCGCGCGTACGCCGCCGCCCAACGCCGGGCGGGGCGGACGCCGGTCTCACCGGTGACCGTGAACTCCGCGGGCGCGGGCACGCCGGGCAGGGGCTGGTTGTACCGGGCGACCACGTCGTCGGGCGCGTAACGCGCGCTTGTGTAGCGCCGGTCCGCCTCCCACACCTCCGGGTGCGTGGCGCGGGCGTCCTCGACCAC
Coding sequences within it:
- a CDS encoding MCE family protein gives rise to the protein MRRAVLLRRLWYQVLGLVFLVVCGLFFATTVAAYNKAFTPVAMVRLETDHAGNQLRQGSDVKIRGVVVGEVRSISALGDHAALELALDPGQLGLIPANVSARLLPKTLFGERYVALQIPPDPAPRHLAAGDVIPQDRSSSAIELEQVLDDVMPLLQAVQPQKLASTLSAVSTALEGRGEQLGATLVHLSDYLAGLDPSLPDIKADITGLANAADTYNQAAPDFLQALSDLTTTTKTLVDKQQTLAQVYASVTNVSTDLDTFLQVNRTNLINLTVTSRSTLDVLAKYAPEYPCLLRQLAEAVPRAYEAFGAGTDKMNHVTIRFVADRTKYEPGKDEPAYLDKRGPRCYPMVLPPGRWPQYPPGGPVQDGSTHPPAGPGASVPLPSNGIIESGSSTTGSVANSPAEQDLIAALVAPAAPQDVPEWASLLVGPLYRGAEVEVQ
- a CDS encoding MCE family protein: MKGFVPSLIKILVFAAVTVLLTGILGATIANTNFGVTSTYTARFTDASGLHEGDDVRIVGVKVGQVDGITVDQDGDDSYADVHFTVQSAYRLPGSVTATVKYRNLVGQRYLSLGTNTGGDDQLPAGGMIPPERTQPALNLTVLFNGFKPLFAALDPQQVNQLSYEIIQVFQGEGGTIESLLSHTASLTQTIADRDQVIGQVIGNLNTVLTTVNDRGPQLSTLIDQTQQLVTGLAQQRGPIGDAVSALGELTDATAGLLADARPPLKDDIAALGALSGTLADAGPLIDELLKKLPGNLDKFTRTLSYGSWYNYYLCGLTGTIGITSLNITLPMLPLPATELPERCRP
- a CDS encoding MCE family protein, yielding MKALKDRNQAAVGAVTLVLVVLVTLVSYFSDELPLLGTGTTYQAYFAESAGLAPDNEVQVAGVKVGQVTHVSLAGKKVLVEFKVANTRVGDRSTASIEIKTLLGEKYLALQPKGAGTQSPDEPIPVERTRTPFQLQDAFQQLSTTVGQIDTTQLAQSFEAVSDALKDTPQPLRDTLSGLSALSRTISSRDAELHNLLANTSQVSQTLADRNAQLTAIINDGNLLLGELQRRRDAISALLTGTRQLATQLSGLVADNRARLQPTLERLGQVTDILQSNQDNLSRSLELLAPFTRVGANATGNGRWFEGYICGLLPPVIKAGGLSMNPEGCTPPLAAPDQGLGGR
- a CDS encoding MCE family protein; its protein translation is MTLDTKASRSAYRWVATGCVLALLVTTGLFLVLRDSGGTKISALFDRTVGLYAGSSVRVLGVQVGEITAVTPEGANVRVDMRVDDDVPIPAGAGAVVVAPSLVSDRYVQLTPAYDSGPVMASGTLIPQDRTATPMELDDLYGTLDKLSTSLGPNGANANGALSDLLNTAAANLSGNGENLNDTVTALANLSRTLDNSKDDLFSTVRNLQTFTTTLAGSDAQLNEFYRRLGDVTGFLADDSGDVASALNALGSSLGDVQSFVAENKDLLTSNVDKLASITQVLVDQRAALAEVLDVGPTGMTNFINSYDAASGSIAIRYNANEFTNPLITTLCRLIKASTPVGLPTTVSDVCQAIAPVVEGIAKVPSIPQLLADINSGKLPPLPLLPLIDIPEAGS
- a CDS encoding MCE family protein, producing MRRLTGVLCGVLLLVAGCGSAGFSGLYNTPLPGGADLGDHPFRITAEFADVLDLVPQAAVKVNDVAIGRVDTIELAPDTRSAIVRMSVNGDLKMPENSFAQLRQSSLLGEKFVQLAEPAGEAAAGALHEGSVIPLARTNRNPEVEEVLGALSLLLNGGGVNQLADITRELNHALTGNEAEIRALLSRVDRLATELDGQKTEIVRAIDGLNRLSGTLVAQTANLTNALDNLAPGMAVVTQQRDQLVGMLQSLDHLSGVAVDTINASRDSLVADLRALQPTLSKLAEAGTNLPEALKILPTYPLPDVAGDVIRGDYANVTARIDLNLDSIFQNIANSGHFPTIDLPGGNPGAAQTADVPLPLTPQQTAPTGTQQQPTGLLPGVTGLLGSLLGGTP
- a CDS encoding MCE family protein, which codes for MITRKHRIQLLAFLLIALASVGYAGGKYAGLDRLFGTSGYLVTANLSESGGIFEGAEVTYRGVAVGRVSKLHLTGQGVSVDLDISSGEKIPADTEAVVATRSAVGEQYVDLRPRHQDGPYLENGSVITSDRTAIPLSPDTVLANLDQLVSSVDTQSLRTVVDETYRAFAGSGQDLQQLLDTANSVTTTATENLPQTTRLLSDGRTVLDTQQRQSATITSIATQMRTIAAQLKGADPDLRKVIDSTPGLAQDIDSILATSGTDLGVLTANLLTTAQITSVRTDAIEELLVAYPVISAFTRSVWSNGEGHLGLVLNFFDPHSCTKGYETTKQRPANDTSEIPANEQAYCAEPPGSATGVRGAQNAPYAGKPVNPAKPSPVQAPPPGQTSPQLPGVLGLVSGTAGSLGQLLGLPG
- a CDS encoding anti-sigma factor RsbA family regulatory protein, giving the protein MTVAGEFVHPALFYSSDEEYLDALVPFVTEGLASGEPVAVAVPGDRLRVLRAAVGAAADGVLWLDMTVAGRNPGRIIPAVLRKFADPHPDRHVRIVGEPIWAGRSETEYPACAQHEALINHAFAGRDVTIVCPYDTGALDAHVVEDARATHPEVWEADRRYTSARYAPDDVVARYNQPLPGVPAPAEFTVTGETGVRPARRWAAAYARSLGLDEPRVPDLELIVTELVTNSIRHATGSCRVHLWHTDGHLCCAVRDGGHLSDPLAGRLPRSPTARGGRGLLLVHQLADLVRTHTVAGSTTQYALLRLAK